GCCGATCGGGCGGCGTCAGCGAAGGCCTGGCAGGGACCGTAGTCGGTGAGATCCGTCCAGAGGCCGCTGTCTTGCGAGAGCGGTTCGCTCATCAGATCGAGCAGTCGCTCACTCGACACCGCAGCCGAGAAGGCCGTGTACTCGGCCGCGTCGGAGGGCCAGGGCGTGGCGGGCGACTCGGCGAAGAACAGGAGCCGGTAGAACGCCATCTCGGCGACGGCGGTCGCCGGGTGTTCCGCCGCGTAGTAGACGCCAAGCGTGCGCCCTGCGCGCCGAAAGCGGGACCCTGTAGGATAGATCGCGCCATAGCGGAACGGCGTCGCCAGCAGGAAATCAAGATGGCGGCAGTCCGGCGGGATCGCGGGTTTCGTCTCCTCGATTAGGTCTTCTAGCAAGGACTGTTCAGCGAGCGTGTCGGTCAGCTTCAAGGTCGAGACACGGTGCTGAGCCTCGACGAGCCGCCAGCACGCGCCGTCGAAGCGACGGAACTCAGACGAGAGCGCGACGCGCGTCCAGATAGGCAATGACATCGACGAGTCCGCTCACGGTTTGCACCTTCTCGATCGGCTGGGCGTCGAGAGCGGTGTTGGGATTGACGAGCCAGCTTGCCGCGATCCTGGCGTCGCCTCCCGCAATTGCGTCGAGGGAGCGGAACAGACGCACGAAGAGGATCGCCAGCTCGAACGGCTTCGTCCCAGGCTCAAGACCGAATTCGCCGCGCTTCATGCGCGAGACCGTCGCCTCGCTGACACCGATGACGGTGGCGAGGATCCGTGCGGTCACGCCCAACTGATCCGCGGCACGAAGAGCAGCCTTGGTGACAACCGGGCCGGCTTCCGGGCGGGCGGCGGCGGACAGAAGAGTTGTCATGGGCGTCTCCTTTCTAGAAAAACTATATGGCATGAAACTTCCTAAGGAAAGGAAAATCCGTGGAGGCCTTTCGTGCCGCGCTCGACACCCTGTTCGCGGACCCAAACCTCGGCGAAACCGCCATATGGCAAGCAGGCGGCGTCGGCCCGAGTGTCCCCGTTCGCGTCATCCGCCGCCGCCCGGACGCCGTGGTCGAGTTCGGCGCGTCCCGCGCCTTGATGGCGACCGTTCTCATCGACCTGCGCAGGACCGATGCTGCGGCAATCGATGAGGGCGATCTCGTCGTGATCGGGACGGAGACCTTCAAAATCATCGGCTCGCCGGCATCCGATCCCATGGGGCTCGTCCTCTCCTGCGAGGCGGTCAAGGTCTGATCCCATCCGGGCAGTTCAGGAGCTGAAAGCGCGGGGCTACAAGGTCCTCTTCTATCCCTTCATCATGATGGACATCCCGCCGCCCGATCCGGCGCCGTTCCCCTGGCGCGGCAGGATCACCGGCCCTGCGGCGGATGTGGCCGGGTTCTTTAACCGCCCGGCGGGGTATCTGCGCTTCATCCGCCACTGCATGACGCTCTGCGAGCAGGCGGGCGGCGTCGACGCCTTCGCCGTCGGCTCGGAGATGGTC
This genomic interval from Aquabacter sp. L1I39 contains the following:
- a CDS encoding RES family NAD+ phosphorylase; protein product: MSLPIWTRVALSSEFRRFDGACWRLVEAQHRVSTLKLTDTLAEQSLLEDLIEETKPAIPPDCRHLDFLLATPFRYGAIYPTGSRFRRAGRTLGVYYAAEHPATAVAEMAFYRLLFFAESPATPWPSDAAEYTAFSAAVSSERLLDLMSEPLSQDSGLWTDLTDYGPCQAFADAARSADADVIRYQSVRDPDRRANLAILMCRAFARPAPVDRQTWRIRLSPSGVQALCEFPRQGVEFPRGTFGADSRIATLNWDRGDL
- a CDS encoding MbcA/ParS/Xre antitoxin family protein: MTTLLSAAARPEAGPVVTKAALRAADQLGVTARILATVIGVSEATVSRMKRGEFGLEPGTKPFELAILFVRLFRSLDAIAGGDARIAASWLVNPNTALDAQPIEKVQTVSGLVDVIAYLDARRALV
- a CDS encoding head-tail joining protein, with amino-acid sequence MEAFRAALDTLFADPNLGETAIWQAGGVGPSVPVRVIRRRPDAVVEFGASRALMATVLIDLRRTDAAAIDEGDLVVIGTETFKIIGSPASDPMGLVLSCEAVKV